One stretch of Excalfactoria chinensis isolate bCotChi1 chromosome 2, bCotChi1.hap2, whole genome shotgun sequence DNA includes these proteins:
- the DAZL gene encoding deleted in azoospermia-like, which produces MSANAEAQCGSISEDNTHLSTTCQGYVLPEGKIMPNTVFVGGIDIRMNEAEIRSYFEQYGTVKEVKIITDRTGVSKGYGFVSFLDNVDVQKIVESQISVHGKRLKLGPAIRKQQNLCSYVQPRPLAFNPPAPQFHSVWSNQNTETYVQPQAVVSPLTQYVQTYAYSSPALLIQQQVPVGYQPAYNYQAPPQWVPGEQRNYVMPPVYTSVNYHYSEDPEFMQTECAAPEPPQSSGNSPQKKSVDRSIQTVVSCLFNPENRLRNAFVSQEDYFRERRAHHFRKGRAVLKSV; this is translated from the exons TCTGCAAATGCGGAAGCCCAATGTGGAAGTATCTCGGAGGATAATACCCATTTGTCAACAACCTGCCAAGGATATGTTTTACCAGAAGGAAAAATCATGCCCAATACAGTCTTTGTTGGTGGAATTGATATAAGG atGAATGAAGCAGAAATTCGAAGTTACTTTGAGCAGTATGGTACTGTGAAGGAGGTGAAAATAATCACTGACAGAACCGGTGTTTCCAAAGG gtaTGGATTTGTTTCGTTCCTGGACAATGTGGATGTTCAAAAAATTGTAGAG TCACAGATCAGTGTCCATGGCAAAAGGCTGAAACTGGGACCAGCgattagaaaacaacaaaacttgt GTTCTTACGTGCAGCCTAGGCCATTGGCTTTCAATCCTCCTGCACCACAGTTCCATAGTGTATGGAGTAATCAAAATACAGAGACTTATGTGCAGCCTCAAGCTGTGGTGAGCCCACTAACTCAGTATGTACAG ACGTATGCATACAGTTCACCAGCTTTATTGATACAGCAGCAAGTTCCTGTAGGATATCAGCCAGCATACAACTATCAG GCCCCTCCACAATGGGTTCCTGGGGAGCAAAGAAACTATGTTATGCCTCCG GTTTATACTTCGGTAAACTATCACTACAGTGAGGATCCAGAGTTTATGCAGACAGAATGTGCTGCTCCAGAGCCCCCACAGTCGTCTGGTAATAGTCCACAAAAA AAGTCTGTGGACAGGAGCATACAAACAGTAGTATCTTGTCTGTTTAATCCTGAAAACCGTCTGAGGAATGCCTTTGTATCACAAGAAGACTACTTTAGG GAGCGGAGGGCGCATCacttcagaaaaggaagagccGTGCTCAAAAGTGTTTGA